A region from the Sphingomonas brevis genome encodes:
- a CDS encoding PilZ domain-containing protein translates to MNSFRKAILTGKGLKVDPVVPQKSTRGAVEDDLSTVEVPRGEERSQNHRDDDRHRLEQETICVRFEGSEHQADLINLSGGGAMIRADFSPRLWERVDLIFAEGSEIECAVRWLRDDRVGLEFAHETKIDCDAETRDKLLLDVIRRSFGDVKITTAKREDMPIRAAPLAKSPDEEDEVANSRRNERRHPLVWMGQVFYNHDCEKVRLRNISENGALIEAPIVYPLGAEIYLDLDDAGQHFATVSWTFGDKIGLKFKDKFDLRVLGKSKPVVTPSMLTRPGPTQAMADQDNPWAEGWNRQSIDDLRDDLEGFLKR, encoded by the coding sequence ATGAACAGTTTCCGTAAGGCCATCCTGACCGGGAAGGGCCTCAAGGTTGACCCTGTCGTCCCGCAGAAGAGCACCCGCGGCGCGGTCGAGGACGACCTGTCGACGGTCGAGGTGCCGCGCGGCGAAGAGCGCTCGCAGAACCACCGCGACGACGATCGCCACCGCCTTGAGCAAGAGACGATCTGCGTTCGGTTCGAAGGTTCGGAGCATCAGGCCGACCTGATCAACCTGTCCGGTGGCGGAGCCATGATCCGCGCCGACTTTTCCCCGCGCCTGTGGGAGCGCGTCGACCTGATCTTCGCCGAAGGGTCGGAGATCGAATGCGCCGTTCGCTGGCTGCGTGACGATCGCGTCGGGCTGGAATTCGCTCACGAAACAAAGATCGATTGCGATGCCGAAACACGCGACAAACTGCTGCTCGATGTCATTCGCCGCAGCTTCGGTGACGTGAAGATTACGACAGCCAAGCGCGAAGATATGCCGATCAGGGCCGCGCCCTTGGCCAAAAGCCCGGATGAAGAAGACGAGGTCGCCAACAGCCGGCGCAACGAGCGCCGCCATCCGCTCGTGTGGATGGGCCAGGTTTTCTACAACCACGATTGCGAGAAGGTTCGGCTGCGCAACATTTCGGAGAATGGCGCCCTGATCGAAGCACCGATCGTCTATCCGCTGGGCGCTGAAATCTATCTGGACCTGGATGATGCCGGGCAACATTTCGCCACGGTCAGCTGGACCTTCGGCGACAAGATCGGGCTCAAGTTCAAGGATAAGTTCGATCTTCGGGTACTGGGCAAGTCAAAGCCGGTAGTGACCCCGTCGATGCTTACCCGCCCCGGCCCTACTCAGGCCATGGCCGATCAGGACAATCCATGGGCCGAGGGCTGGAACCGTCAGTCGATTGACGACTTGCGCGACGACCTGGAAGGTTTCCTGAAGCGTTAA
- the glnA gene encoding type I glutamate--ammonia ligase — MANAAAKILKQIEENEIEYVDLRFTDPKGKWQHLSMVASVIDEDMLTDGFMFDGSSIAGWKAINESDMILMPDLEAAYVDPFSATPMLILVCNVVEPSTGELYARDPRSTATRAESYLKATGIGDTVFVGPEAEFFMFDDVRFEDGYAASGFTIDDIELPTNTATKYDGGNLAHRPRAKGGYFPVAPVDSAVDIRGEMVSTMIEMGLPCDKHHHEVAAAQHELGLTYGKLVETADRMQVYKYVVHMVANAYGKTATFMPKPIAQDNGSGMHTHMSIWKGGKPLFAGNGYAGLSEMALYFIGGVIKHARALNAFTNPTTNSYKRLVPGFEAPVLLAYSSRNRSASCRIPYGAGEKAKRVEFRFPDAMANPYLAYAALLMAGLDGIQSRIHPGEAMDKNLYDLPPAELVNVPTVCGSLREALVALGNDRAFLTKGDVFSDDQIDAYIELKWDEVMRWETTPSPVEFDMYYSA, encoded by the coding sequence ATGGCAAATGCGGCGGCGAAAATTCTGAAGCAGATCGAAGAAAATGAGATCGAGTATGTCGATCTCCGTTTCACGGATCCCAAGGGCAAGTGGCAGCATCTGTCGATGGTCGCTTCGGTCATCGACGAGGACATGCTGACCGACGGCTTCATGTTCGACGGCTCGTCGATCGCCGGCTGGAAGGCGATCAACGAGAGCGACATGATCCTGATGCCTGACCTCGAGGCGGCCTATGTCGACCCCTTCTCGGCGACGCCCATGCTGATCCTGGTCTGCAACGTGGTCGAACCCTCGACCGGCGAACTTTACGCGCGCGATCCCCGCTCCACCGCCACGCGGGCAGAATCCTATTTGAAGGCGACCGGCATCGGCGACACTGTATTTGTCGGTCCCGAGGCCGAGTTTTTCATGTTTGACGATGTCCGCTTTGAAGATGGCTACGCCGCCTCCGGCTTTACTATCGACGATATCGAGCTGCCGACAAACACGGCCACCAAATATGACGGCGGCAACCTTGCCCATCGCCCGCGCGCCAAGGGCGGCTATTTCCCGGTCGCGCCAGTCGACAGCGCCGTCGATATCCGCGGCGAGATGGTCTCGACGATGATTGAAATGGGCCTGCCCTGCGACAAGCATCACCATGAGGTGGCCGCCGCCCAGCATGAGCTCGGCCTGACCTATGGCAAGCTGGTCGAGACTGCCGACCGCATGCAGGTCTACAAATATGTCGTCCACATGGTCGCCAACGCCTATGGCAAGACGGCAACCTTCATGCCCAAGCCGATTGCTCAGGATAATGGCAGCGGCATGCACACCCACATGTCGATCTGGAAAGGCGGCAAGCCGCTGTTCGCCGGCAACGGTTATGCCGGGCTGTCGGAAATGGCGCTCTATTTCATTGGCGGCGTGATCAAGCACGCCCGTGCCCTGAACGCCTTCACCAATCCGACGACCAATAGTTACAAGCGGCTCGTCCCGGGCTTCGAGGCGCCGGTGCTGCTGGCCTATTCGAGCCGCAACCGCTCTGCATCATGCCGGATACCCTATGGCGCGGGAGAAAAGGCCAAGCGGGTTGAGTTCCGCTTCCCGGATGCAATGGCAAATCCCTACCTTGCCTATGCAGCGCTGCTGATGGCTGGTCTCGACGGTATTCAGAGCCGCATTCATCCCGGCGAAGCAATGGACAAGAACCTCTACGACCTGCCGCCGGCCGAGCTGGTCAATGTTCCGACCGTGTGCGGCAGTCTTCGCGAGGCGCTGGTAGCCCTTGGCAACGACCGGGCCTTCCTGACCAAGGGCGACGTGTTCAGTGACGACCAGATCGATGCCTACATCGAACTCAAGTGGGACGAGGTCATGCGTTGGGAGACCACGCCGTCGCCGGTTGAGTTCGATATGTATTATTCGGCTTAA
- a CDS encoding translocation/assembly module TamB domain-containing protein, with amino-acid sequence MVEAAITPGEAGGAPFVASARRHWARRLAIELAVLLLVLMALAFGGLILLDTAPGHRFIVDRIGQVETATGLRIRVARIEGSIYGVARLKGVAVSDPDGVFATSPEIMVDWAPGAWLYNSLHIDRLESPLVRVQRLPKLRKTGRKGPLLPKFDIHIGSLTIDRLELAREVSGAARAGSLSGEADIRAGRAMIGLKLGMLDGDKLIALLDAEPDRDRFDLDVRAIAPGDGLIPALVGLKRPIDLTISGDGSWTKWRGSAHLLVERRDTAKLILGVDSGRYRLTGNLALSPFLKGKLQRLTAPVVKVSGDATFEQRILDGKLTMTSPSLRAAAAGKLDFAQGRYDEVAIGIDLLRPPALFPNMTGRNVRMVWTLDGPRASADYAYRLTSPQVAFDRTGFVDVRAEGRGKLSPWPMRVPLLLKARAITGVGDIAGGILANLSLQGFLAITPQFARGEKLKLSSAKVNGTLSLLIDLKTGRFDIAISGGMKRYLIPGLGVVDVETQLQVVPGPGGKGSRVLGKAQAWVRRLDNSFFASLTGGLPRLTTDLERGNDGIVHLTNLQLYSPKLRLSGAGIRRKDGTFLIEARGTQAQYGPLRLRLDGRIERPKVELFLERPNDVLGIRDMRLFLDPTVQGFAYRAEGQSRLGPFTSNGDILLPRGEKTTIAIAALNVAGSTATGSLRADPGGFTGQLRLANGPINGTLDFAPVNDDQRIEAHLAANGLNLAGPPALSVRTGRVDGTIILAEEQTTLDGVVTARGLSTSGVSLARVSANAHLVNGTGQVRAAVSGMRGSAFQLVALANVTPDRVSVTGRGELDRKPLTLESPAVLTRVAGGWEVAPTRVRFGGGLGTLSGRTGDQPQFRADIQALPLQLLDVVWPKAELGGIASGRVEYSWAGQPSGSANLRVRGLSRAGLVLTSKPIDVGVNAVLGQGRAALRAVAVSDGKAIGRAQARFAPLGRGPIVAELMNAPMLLQMRYAGPADTLWRLSGVEVFDLSGPIAIGADIGGRLVEPQIRGSLKADGARIESAVTGMVVERVHAQGRFAGPRLVLSGITGSTPGGGTISGSGTVDFSGGKTGLDLKFDAARARLLDRDDLAATVTGPLAIKSGGEGGTISGKLHLDSGRFTLGRASAAASVPQLVVRNVGQDADEVIELRQLQPWKLDVDVAGGELNVRGLGIDSRWTTDLSVKGTVDAPRLTGRADLIRGDYEFAGRNFRLDRGAIRFRGESPPDPFLDIRAAAQIQGLDASILVGGTGLKPEITFASVPQLPQDELLSRLLFGTSITNLSAPEALQLATAVAALRSGSGTLDPINALRRAVGLDRLRILPADVATGQKTAVSAGKYLTRKLFVEVITDGQGYSATRAEYQVTRWLSILSSVSTIGRTSANVRVSKDY; translated from the coding sequence ATGGTCGAGGCCGCGATCACCCCTGGCGAGGCGGGAGGCGCTCCCTTCGTTGCTTCCGCTCGCCGCCATTGGGCGCGGCGCCTGGCGATTGAATTGGCGGTGTTGCTGCTGGTTCTGATGGCATTGGCGTTCGGGGGGTTGATCCTGCTCGACACCGCTCCGGGCCATCGGTTCATCGTCGATCGGATCGGCCAGGTCGAAACCGCGACCGGGCTTCGGATCCGTGTCGCGCGGATCGAGGGATCGATCTATGGCGTGGCGCGCCTGAAGGGCGTCGCCGTCAGCGATCCGGACGGAGTGTTCGCGACCAGCCCGGAAATCATGGTCGACTGGGCACCCGGAGCCTGGCTGTACAACAGCCTGCATATCGACCGTCTGGAATCCCCGCTGGTGCGTGTCCAGCGCTTACCCAAGCTCCGGAAGACCGGCCGCAAGGGGCCGTTGCTGCCCAAATTCGACATCCATATCGGCAGTCTCACGATCGACCGGCTTGAACTGGCGCGCGAAGTAAGCGGTGCAGCCAGGGCCGGAAGCCTGTCGGGTGAAGCCGACATTCGCGCCGGCAGGGCAATGATCGGCCTCAAGCTCGGAATGCTCGACGGCGACAAGCTGATCGCTTTGCTCGATGCCGAGCCTGATCGGGATCGGTTCGATCTCGACGTCCGTGCAATTGCGCCGGGCGACGGGCTGATCCCGGCTTTGGTCGGGTTGAAACGGCCGATCGACCTGACAATTTCTGGCGACGGCAGCTGGACCAAATGGCGAGGCTCGGCACATTTGCTGGTCGAGCGGCGCGACACGGCCAAGCTAATATTGGGCGTGGACAGCGGCCGTTACCGCCTGACCGGCAACCTGGCGCTGTCGCCATTTCTCAAAGGCAAGCTTCAGCGGCTGACAGCGCCGGTGGTGAAGGTCAGCGGCGATGCGACGTTCGAGCAGCGGATCCTCGACGGCAAGCTGACCATGACGTCGCCGTCTCTGAGGGCGGCAGCCGCCGGCAAGCTGGACTTCGCCCAAGGCCGCTACGATGAGGTTGCGATCGGCATCGACCTGCTGCGCCCGCCGGCGCTGTTCCCCAACATGACCGGCCGCAACGTGCGGATGGTGTGGACGCTCGACGGTCCAAGGGCCAGCGCCGACTATGCCTACCGCCTGACCAGCCCTCAGGTCGCCTTCGACAGGACCGGCTTTGTCGACGTTCGCGCCGAAGGTCGTGGCAAGCTGTCGCCCTGGCCGATGCGGGTGCCGCTGCTGCTAAAGGCGCGGGCGATTACCGGAGTGGGCGATATCGCAGGCGGGATATTGGCCAACCTTAGCCTGCAGGGATTTCTGGCGATCACTCCGCAGTTCGCCCGGGGCGAAAAGCTCAAGCTTTCCAGCGCCAAGGTCAACGGCACGCTTTCGCTGTTGATCGACCTTAAGACCGGCCGGTTCGACATCGCCATATCCGGCGGGATGAAGCGCTACCTGATTCCAGGCCTTGGCGTCGTCGATGTGGAAACGCAGCTCCAGGTTGTGCCGGGCCCGGGAGGCAAGGGATCCAGGGTGCTCGGCAAGGCGCAGGCCTGGGTCCGCCGGCTCGATAACAGCTTTTTTGCCTCCCTGACCGGAGGTCTGCCGCGCCTGACCACGGACCTTGAACGCGGCAATGATGGCATTGTGCACCTAACCAACCTGCAGCTTTATTCCCCCAAGCTGCGGCTGTCAGGGGCGGGCATTCGCCGCAAGGACGGCACCTTCCTGATCGAGGCGCGCGGGACTCAGGCGCAATATGGGCCGCTCCGGCTGCGGCTCGACGGTCGTATCGAGCGGCCCAAGGTGGAGCTGTTCCTGGAGCGTCCCAATGACGTGCTGGGCATCCGTGACATGCGGCTGTTCCTCGATCCGACCGTACAGGGCTTTGCCTATCGGGCGGAAGGCCAATCCCGGCTCGGCCCCTTCACCTCCAACGGCGATATCCTGCTGCCCCGGGGCGAGAAGACGACGATCGCCATTGCGGCGCTGAATGTCGCCGGCTCCACTGCGACCGGATCGCTCAGGGCCGATCCCGGAGGATTCACCGGCCAGCTCCGGCTTGCAAACGGGCCAATTAATGGGACGCTCGATTTCGCGCCGGTCAACGACGATCAGCGGATCGAAGCTCACCTCGCGGCCAACGGCCTCAACCTCGCCGGCCCGCCGGCCTTGAGTGTCCGTACCGGACGGGTCGACGGGACGATCATCCTTGCTGAGGAGCAGACGACGCTCGACGGCGTCGTTACCGCGCGCGGGCTCTCAACCAGTGGCGTTTCGCTGGCGCGGGTCTCGGCGAATGCGCATCTGGTCAATGGTACGGGCCAGGTGCGTGCCGCGGTTTCGGGAATGCGCGGTAGCGCATTCCAACTCGTCGCCTTGGCCAATGTCACACCGGACAGGGTCAGCGTTACCGGCCGTGGCGAACTGGATCGCAAGCCATTGACGCTGGAAAGCCCGGCGGTTTTGACCAGGGTCGCTGGCGGATGGGAGGTCGCACCGACGCGCGTACGCTTTGGTGGCGGCCTCGGAACGCTTTCCGGCCGGACCGGCGATCAGCCGCAGTTCCGCGCCGACATCCAGGCTCTGCCGTTGCAATTGCTCGATGTCGTCTGGCCCAAGGCGGAGCTGGGGGGAATTGCCAGCGGCCGTGTCGAATATAGCTGGGCAGGTCAGCCCTCGGGCAGCGCCAATTTGCGGGTGCGCGGACTTAGCCGGGCCGGATTGGTGCTGACCTCAAAACCGATCGATGTGGGCGTCAACGCGGTGCTGGGTCAGGGCCGGGCGGCGTTGCGCGCGGTCGCGGTCAGCGACGGGAAGGCAATCGGCCGGGCGCAGGCCCGGTTCGCGCCTTTGGGTCGCGGCCCGATCGTCGCCGAACTGATGAATGCGCCGATGTTGCTGCAGATGCGCTATGCGGGCCCCGCTGACACGCTGTGGCGTCTGTCGGGCGTCGAGGTTTTCGACCTGTCGGGCCCGATCGCGATCGGCGCCGATATCGGCGGGCGGCTGGTCGAACCGCAGATTCGCGGCTCGCTCAAGGCCGACGGCGCGAGAATCGAAAGCGCCGTCACCGGTATGGTGGTCGAGCGAGTCCATGCACAGGGCCGGTTCGCCGGGCCGAGGCTGGTCCTGTCCGGAATTACCGGATCCACTCCCGGCGGCGGCACGATCAGCGGCAGCGGCACGGTCGATTTTTCGGGCGGCAAGACCGGACTGGACCTCAAGTTCGACGCGGCGAGAGCCCGCTTGCTCGACCGCGATGATTTGGCCGCAACGGTAACCGGACCGCTGGCGATCAAGTCGGGCGGCGAAGGTGGAACGATCAGCGGCAAGCTGCACCTCGATAGCGGGCGCTTCACCCTCGGCAGGGCGAGCGCGGCGGCATCGGTGCCGCAATTGGTGGTTCGAAATGTCGGACAGGATGCCGATGAGGTTATCGAACTGCGGCAGCTCCAGCCGTGGAAGCTCGATGTCGATGTGGCCGGCGGCGAGCTTAATGTGCGCGGACTTGGCATCGATAGCAGATGGACGACCGACCTTAGCGTCAAAGGCACAGTCGATGCGCCGCGGTTGACCGGGCGAGCGGACCTGATCCGGGGCGACTATGAATTTGCCGGACGTAATTTCCGGCTTGATCGCGGCGCGATCCGGTTCCGTGGAGAGAGTCCTCCCGACCCATTCCTCGACATCAGGGCAGCGGCCCAGATCCAGGGATTGGACGCCAGTATCCTGGTCGGTGGGACCGGGCTGAAGCCTGAAATCACCTTCGCCTCCGTACCTCAGTTGCCGCAGGACGAACTGCTTTCGCGGCTGTTGTTTGGGACGTCGATCACCAACCTGTCGGCGCCGGAGGCACTTCAATTGGCAACTGCCGTGGCGGCGCTCCGCTCTGGGTCCGGCACACTGGACCCGATCAACGCGCTTCGCCGGGCCGTCGGGCTGGACCGGTTGCGGATTCTTCCGGCCGACGTCGCAACCGGACAGAAGACTGCCGTGTCGGCGGGCAAGTACCTTACCCGGAAACTTTTCGTGGAAGTGATCACGGATGGTCAGGGTTATTCGGCGACGCGGGCGGAATATCAGGTCACGCGTTGGCTCTCGATCCTGTCGTCGGTCTCGACGATTGGCCGAACCAGTGCCAACGTGCGTGTCAGCAAGGATTATTGA
- a CDS encoding helix-turn-helix domain-containing protein: MDDPRLASMSPDELKGLMRALGYRTQSDLANAIGVSRSAVSLWLEGKVGVPRPVAMLLRMLVGAQRRAF; encoded by the coding sequence ATGGACGATCCCCGCCTCGCATCAATGTCGCCTGATGAGCTCAAGGGTCTTATGCGCGCCCTCGGTTACCGGACTCAAAGCGATCTTGCCAATGCGATCGGTGTCAGCCGCTCGGCCGTCAGCCTGTGGCTGGAAGGCAAGGTCGGAGTTCCCCGGCCCGTGGCCATGCTGCTGCGCATGTTGGTCGGCGCCCAACGCCGGGCATTCTAG
- a CDS encoding MFS transporter, translated as MPASQERNSRLKNIVGGSAGNLVEWFDWYVYSAFALYFASSFFPKGDQTAQLLQTAAIFAVGFVMRPVGAWLMGIYADHKGRKAGLTLSVSLMCLGSLMIAVAPTHAQAGILSPAILLVARIVQGLSLGGEYGSSATYMSEIADRERRGFWSSFLYVTIIGGQLCALALLVFLQAVLGEDAMHAWGWRVGFIAGAVLAIVVFFIRRRLDETVSYENVAAQTERRKSSIRNLFRHHPREAFLVIAITAGGTASFYAYTIYLQKFLANTSGFDKATASQLMTVALAIMLLLQPIAGRLSDRLGRRPLMIFFGVCGTLFTYPIFVTLADTHTVGKAFALVMAALVMVTGYTSINAIVKAELFPADIRALGVALPFAIANTIFGGTAEYIALWLKNIGHEQWFYIYISGLCAIYLIAVLRMRETQATSLILED; from the coding sequence ATGCCCGCTAGCCAGGAGCGTAACAGCCGCCTGAAAAACATCGTTGGCGGGTCGGCCGGCAATCTGGTCGAATGGTTCGACTGGTACGTCTATTCTGCTTTCGCGCTTTACTTCGCATCCAGCTTTTTTCCCAAGGGCGACCAGACGGCGCAGCTGCTCCAGACCGCGGCAATATTTGCCGTAGGCTTCGTGATGAGGCCGGTCGGCGCCTGGCTGATGGGAATCTACGCCGATCACAAGGGCCGCAAGGCCGGTCTGACCCTTTCGGTCAGCCTGATGTGTCTCGGATCGCTGATGATCGCGGTCGCGCCGACCCATGCCCAGGCGGGAATCCTGTCGCCGGCAATCCTGCTTGTAGCGCGGATCGTCCAGGGGCTGAGCCTTGGCGGCGAATATGGGTCGAGCGCGACCTACATGTCGGAGATCGCCGACCGCGAAAGACGCGGATTCTGGTCAAGCTTTCTTTATGTGACAATCATCGGCGGGCAGCTTTGCGCGCTCGCGCTGCTGGTATTCCTGCAGGCAGTGCTGGGCGAAGACGCCATGCATGCCTGGGGTTGGCGGGTCGGCTTCATCGCCGGGGCGGTGTTGGCAATTGTGGTGTTCTTCATCCGCCGTCGTCTCGACGAGACGGTCAGCTATGAAAATGTGGCTGCACAAACGGAGCGGCGGAAATCGTCAATTCGCAACCTGTTTCGCCACCATCCCCGTGAAGCCTTCCTCGTGATCGCGATCACCGCGGGGGGCACGGCGTCATTTTACGCTTACACCATCTACCTGCAGAAGTTCCTGGCCAACACCAGCGGCTTCGACAAGGCAACCGCTTCTCAACTGATGACCGTCGCCTTGGCGATCATGCTCTTGCTGCAGCCGATTGCCGGGAGGCTGTCCGACCGGCTTGGCCGGCGGCCGCTAATGATCTTCTTTGGGGTGTGCGGAACGCTTTTCACTTACCCGATTTTTGTGACGCTGGCCGATACCCACACTGTCGGGAAAGCATTCGCTCTGGTGATGGCTGCGCTGGTGATGGTCACCGGTTACACGTCGATCAACGCGATCGTAAAAGCGGAGTTGTTCCCAGCCGATATACGCGCGCTAGGGGTCGCGCTGCCCTTCGCGATTGCCAACACAATCTTTGGCGGGACGGCGGAATATATTGCTCTGTGGCTTAAGAATATCGGCCACGAGCAATGGTTTTACATATATATTTCAGGGCTTTGTGCAATCTATCTGATTGCGGTCCTGAGAATGCGTGAAACCCAGGCGACCAGCCTGATCCTGGAGGATTGA
- a CDS encoding amino acid permease encodes MPEHHRLAQTLSWPHLVALGVGAIVGTGILTLIGVGAGKAGPAVILSFAIAGVICACAALAYAEVATMIPASGSAYTYSYVVFGELIAWMIGVALILEYTLVVSAVAVGWSGYAAPLLHEYLNYPMSLAQGPELGGIINIPAIFIIVVVAGLLIAGTRESATLNAILVVIKLLALALFLVVAFGVFNSAHFEPFMAQGFAKHTVIGADGKATEVGVMAAAAIIFFAFYGFDAIATAAEEAKNPGRDLAIGIVGSMAVCVLIYMAIAAAAIGAVPYTGFANSPEPLALILREIGQPWAAKILAVSAVVALPTVILAFFYGQSRIFFTIARDGLLPSSLARVSSRGSPVRITVFTAVVTSAFAGIIPLDRIAALANAGTLAAFTAVCAAMLVLRRREPDRERKFRTPLPWVVGLGGILGCVYLFLNLPWQTQKFFVIAQIIGLLIYMAYSGRLAEKARGAAA; translated from the coding sequence ATGCCGGAGCATCACCGGCTGGCGCAGACATTGTCCTGGCCGCACCTCGTCGCGCTAGGGGTCGGCGCCATCGTCGGAACCGGCATTCTCACGTTGATTGGTGTTGGCGCGGGCAAGGCCGGGCCGGCCGTGATCCTGTCATTCGCCATCGCCGGCGTGATCTGCGCCTGCGCGGCGCTGGCCTATGCCGAAGTTGCGACGATGATCCCGGCGTCGGGGTCGGCTTATACTTATTCCTATGTTGTCTTTGGCGAGCTTATCGCCTGGATGATCGGGGTTGCCCTGATCCTTGAATATACATTGGTGGTGAGCGCGGTCGCGGTCGGCTGGTCCGGCTACGCCGCGCCGCTGCTGCATGAGTATCTCAACTATCCAATGAGCCTGGCGCAGGGGCCGGAGCTTGGCGGGATCATCAATATCCCGGCGATCTTCATCATCGTGGTCGTCGCGGGCCTGCTGATCGCCGGAACACGCGAGAGCGCGACGCTCAACGCGATATTGGTGGTGATCAAATTGCTGGCGCTGGCCTTGTTCCTGGTGGTGGCATTCGGCGTGTTCAATTCCGCGCATTTCGAGCCGTTCATGGCCCAAGGCTTCGCCAAGCACACGGTAATAGGCGCCGATGGAAAGGCGACCGAAGTCGGCGTGATGGCGGCCGCAGCCATTATCTTTTTTGCTTTCTACGGCTTCGACGCAATTGCCACCGCGGCCGAGGAAGCGAAGAATCCCGGCCGGGATCTGGCAATCGGCATTGTCGGATCAATGGCGGTTTGCGTGCTTATCTACATGGCGATCGCGGCGGCCGCGATCGGCGCGGTTCCCTACACCGGCTTCGCCAATAGTCCGGAGCCATTGGCGCTCATTTTGCGCGAAATCGGGCAGCCTTGGGCGGCCAAGATCCTTGCAGTCTCGGCCGTAGTCGCTTTGCCGACCGTCATCCTTGCCTTCTTCTATGGACAGAGCCGCATCTTCTTCACCATCGCCCGCGATGGACTTCTGCCGAGCAGTCTGGCCCGGGTTTCCAGCCGCGGCTCGCCGGTGCGCATCACCGTCTTCACCGCGGTCGTCACCTCGGCTTTTGCCGGCATTATCCCGCTCGATAGGATTGCAGCCTTGGCCAACGCGGGGACACTCGCAGCTTTCACGGCGGTTTGCGCCGCGATGCTGGTACTCCGCCGCCGCGAGCCTGATCGCGAACGCAAATTCAGGACGCCCCTGCCATGGGTCGTCGGCCTGGGCGGCATTTTGGGCTGCGTTTATCTGTTTCTCAACCTGCCATGGCAGACCCAGAAGTTCTTCGTGATCGCCCAGATTATCGGGCTGCTGATCTATATGGCGTACAGCGGACGCCTTGCCGAGAAGGCGAGGGGAGCGGCGGCTTGA